The following coding sequences are from one Musa acuminata AAA Group cultivar baxijiao chromosome BXJ1-6, Cavendish_Baxijiao_AAA, whole genome shotgun sequence window:
- the LOC103974049 gene encoding probable beta-D-xylosidase 2, with translation MAPCSLLSILLFLSVAATIAAVSYADDFPPPYDFTHVCDPDRYKKLNLSVAKFAFCDKSLPYRARAKNLVDSLTLQEKVTLLGNQNAAVQRLGLPRYNWWSEALHGVSNFGGGSRFGKNVPGATSFPLPITSAAAFNEQLWKAIGQTISTEGRAMHNVGMAGLTFWSPNINVVRDPRWGRILETPGEDPFVVGRYAVNFVRGMQDVVGQETAEDPNTRPLKVSACCKHYAAYDLDNWATTGSAVIDRIHFNANVTEQDMVETFLRPFEMCVKEGDVSSVMCSYNQVNAIPTCVDARLLRGTIRNDWELHGYIVSDCDSIDVLLNTQKFLDDTPEDAVAQVLRAGLDLDCGDTYTKYLESATFRGLVKESELDQALINNYVVLLRLGFFDGQPAYDKLTVSDVCSKQHLDLATEAARQGIVLLKNSNGSLPLSTKRHKNIAVVGPNSADNSVQIGNYAGVPCKYVTAVDGLRRYANVDHKIGCADVRCQNETFVFPAVRSARNADATVIVAGLNLDIEREDHDRTDLELPGYQNQLIRQVADASKGPVVLVIFSAGGVNVTEFDVSDKISAIVWAGYPGEKGGDALADVLYGSYNPGGRLPLTWYTPEYLLQLPMTSMKLRPVDELGYPGRTYKFYNGTTIYPFGYGLSYTTFSYSVVSTQRYVDKKLAPNSHCTLLRYNQSAYVPPCHAARVDDLDCADDISVTVEVKNTGSLDGSDAVILYSQAPDGILGAPIKQVVGFQRVLVEAGKSSNVTFSLSSCKSLSIVTDSAYVAVPSGRHTFIVGSGDNAVPFAFQVYLRD, from the exons ATGGCTCCTTGTTCTCTTCTGTccatccttctcttcctctcagTGGCCGCAACGATCGCCGCTGTCTCTTACGCTGACGACTTCCCGCCCCCCTACGACTTCACGCATGTCTGCGACCCCGACCGCTACAAGAAGCTCAACCTCAGCGTTGCCAAGTTCGCCTTCTGCGACAAGTCGCTGCCTTACCGTGCCAGGGCGAAGAACCTGGTCGACAGCCTGACGCTCCAAGAGAAGGTGACGCTTCTGGGGAACCAGAACGCCGCCGTGCAGCGCCTCGGGCTCCCCCGCTACAACTGGTGGTCCGAGGCGCTTCACGGCGTCTCGAACTTCGGCGGGGGCTCCAGGTTCGGCAAGAACGTCCCCGGCGCCACCAGCTTCCCACTTCCGATCACGTCCGCCGCCGCATTCAACGAACAACTGTGGAAAGCTATTGGTCAG ACTATTTCCACGGAGGGTCGAGCCATGCACAACGTAGGGATGGCAGGGTTGACCTTTTGGAGCCCTAACATCAACGTCGTCAGGGATCCGAGATGGGGAAGAATCTTAGAAACACCTGGTGAGGATCCATTCGTCGTCGGGCGTTACGCTGTAAACTTCGTGCGCGGCATGCAAGATGTGGTTGGCCAGGAAACTGCCGAGGATCCCAACACCAGGCCTCTCAAAGTCTCCGCCTGCTGCAAACACTACGCTGCTTACGATCTCGACAACTGGGCTACTACCGGCAGTGCTGTGATCGATCGCATCCATTTCAATGCCAAT GTAACTGAGCAAGATATGGTGGAGACGTTCCTTCGCCCATTCGAGATGTGCGTTAAGGAGGGCGATGTTAGCAGTGTGATGTGCTCATACAATCAAGTCAATGCCATTCCGACTTGTGTCGACGCAAGGCTGTTGAGGGGAACCATTAGAAACGACTGGGAACTTCACGG GTACATAGTTTCTGACTGTGATTCGATTGATGTGCTTCTCAACACTCAAAAGTTCTTAGACGACACACCGGAGGATGCTGTTGCCCAAGTCCTCAGAGCAG GATTGGATTTGGATTGTGGTGATACTTACACCAAGTATCTCGAGTCAGCTACGTTCAGAGGACTGGTCAAAGAAAGCGAACTTGATCAGGCTTTGATCAATAACTACGTTGTCCTCTTGAGGCTTGGATTCTTTGATGGCCAACCTGCGTATGATAAGTTGACTGTCTCTGATGTCTGCTCGAAGCAGCATCTCGATTTGGCGACCGAGGCAGCTCGGCAAGGGATCGTTTTGCTTAAGAATTCCAATGGTTCTCTGCCTCTGAGCACCAAGAGGCACAAGAACATCGCCGTTGTCGGGCCCAACTCTGCAGACAACTCTGTTCAGATTGGGAACTACGCAG GCGTTCCATGCAAGTATGTCACAGCTGTCGACGGCCTCCGAAGGTATGCCAACGTCGATCACAAGATCGGCTGCGCCGACGTCCGCTGCCAGAATGAGACCTTCGTATTCCCTGCGGTGAGGAGTGCGAGGAACGCAGACGCTACCGTCATCGTTGCAGGCCTTAACCTTGACATCGAGAGAGAAGACCACGATCGAACCGACCTCGAGTTGCCTGGCTACCAAAACCAGCTTATCAGACAAGTTGCAGATGCCTCGAAGGGCCCTGTTGTTCTCGTCATCTTCTCGGCCGGCGGCGTCAACGTTACCGAGTTCGATGTCTCTGACAAGATCAGCGCCATCGTGTGGGCTGGTTATCCCGGCGAGAAAGGCGGTGATGCCTTAGCCGATGTGCTCTACGGATCATACAATCCTG GGGGAAGGCTTCCGCTGACATGGTACACGCCGGAATACCTGCTCCAGCTGCCGATGACGTCGATGAAGCTTCGCCCGGTCGACGAACTTGGCTACCCCGGAAGGACCTACAAGTTCTACAACGGCACCACTATATACCCATTCGGATACGGCCTGAGCTACACCACTTTCAGCTACTCCGTGGTCTCAACCCAGAGGTACGTCGACAAGAAGCTGGCGCCCAACAGCCACTGCACGCTGCTTCGCTACAACCAGTCGGCCTACGTGCCGCCTTGCCATGCCGCTCGCGTCGACGACCTCGACTGCGCCGACGACATCAGCGTGACCGTCGAGGTGAAGAACACGGGAAGCTTGGACGGCTCCGACGCCGTGATCCTGTACTCGCAGGCCCCGGACGGCATCCTCGGCGCTCCGATCAAGCAGGTGGTGGGCTTCCAAAGAGTGTTGGTGGAAGCCGGGAAGAGCAGCAACGTGACCTTTAGTCTTAGCTCGTGCAAGAGCTTGAGCATCGTGACGGACTCGGCTTACGTTGCGGTGCCGTCGGGGCGTCACACCTTCATCGTCGGCAGCGGTGACAACGCCGTTCCATTTGCTTTCCAGGTTTACTTGAGGGATTAG